One window from the genome of Lachancea thermotolerans CBS 6340 chromosome B complete sequence encodes:
- a CDS encoding KLTH0B10472p (conserved hypothetical protein), which translates to MKIQSVCVLFLVLCLVEPSSLNQSRRKYASKSQTLFQTANTTTHLSSQIESDGLLLINSRSNVSLGYATIDQLQDYLSNGSLSSQDLVRYYLQRFQQLNPHVKGILQLNPDALKIAKERDEERTQGLVRGPLHGIPFLVKDNYATKDKMETTCGSWSLLGSVVPRDAFVVAKLRDAGAVLLGHTTLSEWADMRSSCYSEGYSARGGQARCPFDLSVSPGGSSSGSAVAVAADMVTFSLGTETDGSIIDPAMKNGIVGFKPTVGLTSRAGVVPESEHQDSTGPMARTVRDAVYAFQYMWGVDERDVYTLNQTGHVPQDGDYVKFLSDKESLKGARFGIPWQKLWTLAEENEISRLAEVIKMIESAGATIYNNTNFKNLDVVSSSGWDWNMGPANESEFTVVKVDFFNNIESYLSELENSDMRSLKDIVEYNNRNYETEGGTENTHHAFQSGQDSFMESLSWGGVQNETYWQAVEFVQKTSRGEGIDYALNYTDPETGENFNLDGLLVPSGLPITHQQAAKAGYPMITLPVASKESNGRPFGLGIIQSAWEEPKLIKYGSAIEDLLNYQLKPWSNDNLDKNISTT; encoded by the coding sequence ATGAAAATTCAATCTGTGTGTGTTCTCTTTCTGGTCCTTTGCCTTGTGGAGCCATCGTCTCTCAATCAATCAAGGAGAAAATATGCCTCGAAAAGCCAAACCCTTTTTCAAACGGCTAACACCACAACGCATTTATCCTCGCAGATCGAGTCAGACGGATTGCTCCTTATAAATTCACGCTCGAATGTCTCATTAGGATATGCAACAATAGACCAGCTGCAAGATTACCTGAGCAACGGGTCTTTATCATCCCAAGATCTGGTTCGTTACTATCTTCAGCGCTTCCAGCAACTCAACCCTCATGTGAAAGGCATTCTGCAGCTGAATCCAGACGCGCTAAAAATTGCTAAGGAAAGGGATGAAGAGCGCACCCAAGGTCTGGTTAGAGGACCATTACATGGCATACCATTCTTAGTTAAAGATAATTATGCGACCAAAGACAAAATGGAAACAACATGTGGATCTTGGTCATTATTAGGATCAGTTGTTCCAAGGGATGCATTTGTTGTTGCAAAATTGAGAGATGCTGGAGCCGTTTTGCTTGGACATACGACGCTTAGCGAATGGGCCGATATGAGGTCTTCATGTTACTCTGAAGGCTATTCTGCTCGTGGTGGGCAGGCTCGTTGCCCTTTTGATTTGAGTGTAAGCCCTGGCGGGAGCTCTTCTGGAAGCGCGGTGGCTGTTGCGGCCGACATGGTAACCTTTAGCCTTGGAACAGAAACCGATGGTAGCATTATCGACCCAGCTATGAAAAACGGCATTGTTGGCTTTAAGCCAACAGTAGGGCTGACTTCAAGGGCAGGGGTGGTTCCTGAATCCGAGCATCAAGACTCTACTGGACCGATGGCAAGAACTGTAAGAGATGCTGTTTACGCTTTTCAGTACATGTGGGGTGTGGATGAGCGAGACGTATACACTTTGAACCAAACCGGACACGTACCCCAGGACGGAGATTATGTGAAATTTTTGTCAGACAAGGAATCGTTGAAAGGCGCCAGATTCGGCATACCTTGGCAAAAACTTTGGACGTtggctgaagaaaatgaaataTCAAGATTAGCAGAAGTTATCAAAATGATAGAAAGTGCTGGTGCCACTATCTACAATAATACtaatttcaagaatctTGACGTCGTTTCGAGCAGTGGTTGGGACTGGAATATGGGACCGGCCAATGAAAGTGAGTTCACAGTAGTCAAAGtcgacttcttcaacaatatTGAAAGCTATTTGAGTGAACTCGAAAATAGTGATATGAGGTCTCTAAAAGATATTGTGGAGTACAATAACCGAAACTATGAAACTGAGGGGGGGACTGAGAACACACATCATGCATTCCAGTCGGGCCAAGACTCGTTCATGGAGTCTTTATCGTGGGGAGGCGTTCAAAACGAAACATACTGGCAAGCTGTGGAgtttgttcaaaaaacttcTCGTGGTGAAGGTATTGACTACGCTTTAAATTACACTGACCCCGAAACAGGAGAAAACTTTAACTTAGATGGACTGCTAGTTCCTAGTGGTCTCCCTATTACACATCAACAGGCTGCAAAGGCAGGATATCCAATGATAACCCTGCCAGTCGCTTCCAAAGAGTCCAACGGAAGACCCTTTGGTTTGGGTATTATACAAAGTGCTTGGGAGGAGCCAAAGCTTATTAAGTATGGATCTGCCATCGAGGATCTATTAAATTATCAGCTGAAACCATGGTCTAACGACAACTTAGATAAAAATATCTCAACAACTTAA
- a CDS encoding arylsulfotransferase family protein (conserved hypothetical protein) yields the protein MKLKCFCTISLAASFVAADWQFKSRPDLSPPILNIAIPANQNTSPGYLFAAPFSGYADNKNHGPRQAAPYIFTDKGELVWSGFSYFSIWATNFQKGRLNGEDILFSFEGSHNPDYGHGHGHVTILDSHYQTIKELRAGRHKIIDKHEFHIIDEKTGLVQIYQPVPRDLTLYAKSEEQQWIVDAIFQEIDIESGEVLFEWRSLDWISPDESILPINEGQAGSGFNSSDAWDYFHINSVDKNEEGDYLLSARDAAALYKINGTSGEVIWKLGGLPELSSDFKIDFQFSFQHHARFISRNGSKEVISFYDNSAHGTENKDGKTVSYAETSSGKVIEVDNKEFTAHLLREFLPPDGLLSKSQGSTQVLSDGHVIVNWGSKGAVTEYNSKDEAVFHAYFDSDLLGENVENYRAFKFNWIGEPDEDISLYSEISADGEASIYVSWNGDTKTQKWRFFELDEEGEKQIIGATTRKGFETAFKTNKIKLSNKVLVEALGERGEVLGVSDPTLSQKEIIPAGGKKVSTKNSFSNYFEWRMWQ from the coding sequence ATGAAGCTCAAATGTTTTTGCACCATCTCATTggctgcttcttttgttgCCGCTGATTGGCAATTCAAATCCAGGCCGGACCTTTCCCCTCCCATATTGAACATCGCTATACCCGCAAACCAAAACACCTCGCCAGGATATCTCTTTGCCGCTCCTTTCTCAGGCTATGCCGATAACAAAAATCATGGTCCAAGACAAGCAGCGCCTTACATCTTCACAGACAAGGGTGAACTTGTGTGGTCCGGGTTTTCCTATTTCTCGATTTGGGCAACTAACTTCCAGAAAGGACGCTTGAATGGTGAAGACATactcttctcttttgaggGCTCTCATAACCCTGATTATGGCCACGGCCACGGTCACGTTACAATATTAGATTCGCACTACCAAACAATAAAAGAGCTTAGGGCGGGAAGACACAAAATAATTGACAAGCACGAGTTCCACATCATTGACGAGAAAACTGGCTTAGTCCAGATTTACCAACCAGTTCCTAGAGATCTGACTTTGTATGCCAAGTCTGAAGAGCAGCAGTGGATCGTGGATGCCATCTTTCAGGAAATAGACATTGAAAGCGGTGAGGTGCTCTTTGAGTGGAGATCATTAGACTGGATTTCCCCTGACGAGTCCATTCTTCCAATAAATGAAGGCCAAGCTGGCAGCGGTTTCAATTCAAGCGATGCCTGGGATTACTTTCACATTAACTCTGTTGACAAGAACGAAGAAGGTGATTACTTACTGTCAGCAAGGGATGCAGCCgctctttacaaaataaATGGTACAAGCGGAGAAGTTATTTGGAAGCTGGGTGGTCTCCCTGAGTTGAGCTCAGACTTCAAGATTGATTTTCAGTTCTCTTTCCAACATCACGCTAGGTTTATCTCACGGAATGGATCTAAAGAGGTGATTTCCTTCTACGACAACTCTGCGCACGGCACCGAAAACAAAGACGGAAAGACTGTAAGTTACGCGGAGACATCCTCAGGAAAAGTAATAGAAGTTGATAACAAAGAGTTCACAGCACATTTGTTGCGAGAATTTCTGCCTCCAGATGGTCTCCTTTCAAAGTCTCAAGGTTCAACACAGGTATTGAGCGATGGACACGTGATCGTTAATTGGGGCTCCAAAGGAGCAGTTACAGAATACAACTCAAAAGACGAAGCTGTATTCCACGCATACTTTGACTCAGATTTGCTAGGGGAGAACGTTGAAAATTATAGGGCCTTTAAGTTCAACTGGATCGGCGAACCCGATGAAGACATCTCTCTTTACTCAGAAATTAGCGCCGATGGCGAAGCCTCAATATACGTTTCGTGGAATGGTGATACCAAGACCCAAAAGTGGAGGTTTTTCGAGCTGGATGAAGAGGGCGAGAAGCAGATCATTGgagcaacaacaagaaaaggaTTTGAAACggctttcaaaaccaatAAAATCAAATTGTCAAATAAAGTTCTTGTAGAAGCGTTGGGCGAACGTGGCGAGGTTTTAGGAGTTTCTGATCCTACACTATCTCAAAAGGAAATTATTCCTGCTGGCGGCAAGAAggtttcaacaaaaaacagcttttcaaactACTTTGAATGGAGAATGTGGCAATAG